The sequence ATACTACCTCAAGTACTCATTAGCCATACAGGCCTATGCACTTGATGTTGTTTTAACATATAAAACACTTGCTTTTTCTTAATGATATGTTCTGAAGGCTTATTCCCTCATTTTATTCAGGTCTCTGTTTAAACTTCATGTTCTCAGAGAAGGTTTACCTGACTACCAAAAATATCAACTcttgtgtggctttttttttttttttccccccatagcACTTACCAATCATAGCCTCTTTTCTCTATTGAATTTAAGCCAATGAGGGAAAggtcttctgttttgttcatttgtatccTCAACATCTGGAGTGGTGCACAGCACATAGAAAGCACAGTaaatttgtggaatgaatgatcATTGAATAGTGCATATaaatatgttaactagaatttgtttatttttgactttCAGGTTGGGAAGGTCCCCCTCCACCTAGAGGCTGTGAAGTTTTTGTAGGGAAAATACCTCGTGATATGTATGAAGATGAGTTAGTTCCTGTATTTGAAAGAGCTGGAAAGATATATGAATTTCGACTTATGATGGAATTTAGTGGTGAAAATCGAGGGTATGCTTTTGTGATGTACACTACAAAAGAAGAGGCTCAGTTAGCCATCAGAATTCTTAATAATTATGAGATTCGACCAGGGAAGTTTATTGGTGTGTGTGTAAGCTTGGATAATTGCAGATTATTTATTGGAGCTATTcctaaggaaaagaagaaagaagaaattttggaTGAAATGAAGAAAGTTACAGAAGGAGTTGTAGATGTCATTGTTTATCCAAGTGCAACTGATAAAACCAAAAATCGTGGTTTTGCATTTGTTGAATATGAATCTCACAGAGCTGCTGCTATGGCTAGGAGAAAACTAATTCCAGGTAAGCTTGTCcttctgaagtttattttttcatattagcCGTAGTATAAACATGGAAGAATGACACCTCATAgatcaatattttgaaaatatgtagtATCTTTAAAGAGGTAGGTTTTTTGAGTAAGAAGTGAAATAAGGGTTTTAAGAAGGCCAGAAGTTGTTCCTATGAGTCATTATCTGTAGTTATATACTAATTTACTGGATGTATACACTTTTTTGTGGTATTAATTGTTGTTTGATAAAAATCCAAAGGACAGTACCTAATTCTTCTGGTAAAAGTGTTTTTGAAGTGTCTTTGTACTGTTGACTCTTGAAATGAATTGTATTGTAAATTCTAGCTGGGGTTTGTTTGCCTTAGTAAAAACTTTCATGAAGGTTTTCTTGTGAGAAACTAATGTTTAATCAAGTATACTGATAGGTATTtgtgttcctgcttctctggagaaaGTTTTCTTTAATAGTTTTTGACCtttagttgttggtttttttttttttttttttttttttttcccctttagttgTTTTAATTGTCTTcaggttaatttctttttttataggtACCTTCCAACTATGGGGCCATACCATTCAGGTAGATTGGGCTGACCCAGAGAAAGAGGTTGATGAGGAAACCATGCAGAGAGTTAAAGTTCTCTATGTAAGAAATTTAATGATCTCAACTACAGAGGAGACTATTAAAGCAGAATTCAACAAATTCAAACCTGGTGCAGTTGAACGAGTAAAGAAACTTAGAGATTATGCTTTTGTTCACTTTTTCAACCGAGAAGATGCAGTGGCTGCTATGTCTGTTATGAATGGAAAATGCATTGATGGAGCAAGTATTGAGGTAACACTGGCAAAAccagtaaataaagaaaacactTGGAGACAGCATCTTAATGGTCAGATTAGCCCTAATTCTGAAAACCTGATTGTGTTTGCTAACAAAGAAGAGAGCCACCCAAAAACTCTAGGCAAACCACCAACTCTTCCAGCTCGTCTCAATGGTCAGCATAGCCCAAGCCCCCCTGAAATCGAAAGATGCACTTATCCATTTTTTCCTGGAACAAAGCTTACTCCAATTAGCATGTATTCTTTAAAATCCAATCATTTCAATTCTGCAGTAATGCATTTGGATTATTACTGCAACAAAAATAATTGGGCACCAccagaatattatttatattcaacaACAAGTCAAGATGGGAAAGTACTCTTGGTATATAAAATTGTTATTCCTGCTATTGCAAATGGATCCCAGAGTTACTTTATGCCAGACAAACTCTGTACTACATTAGAAGATGCAAAGGAACTGGCAGCCCAGTTTACATTACTTCATTTGGGTAAGTttagaaatactttaaataatatCATAGAATATGAAATGAGGAAGaagtattattataaattattttgaattatttagaaTTTGTAATGTTTAAcctgaattttacctcaattttatGAATTCATGGTAAATTTTGTTGAGACTTTTCTCTTGCATAATCTTCCTGTATTTAGCTTTTTAAACATTGCTTACTTGGGGGaaaatttggttttgatttattttatagagttcataatcttatttcattaatttgttgtttttataatgaCTAATTCTCATTTGATCATTTCCATATGATGTTATTTTAAGCCAGTTTCTAAGAGTGTCCCCACATCTTTGGTGAAGTCTACACAGTAGTCATTTTGAGGGGCATCAGTAGGGAGTTGGTAAAATCTGAGGCATTTCAGGTGGGTCCTGTGTAGACACAGCCTTATGCTCACCAATCTGGAAATTCATCATTATTACTCATCTAAAGACAAAAAGCATCACTAAGAGATGTTTATGACCATTTCCCTCTTTAATTTCATGCTTTGAAGAAAGGTTTCTCTAAAGCCTTTGAGGGATAGTTAAAAAGGctttgggtcatatggtaacaaAATATTTGGCATTGTGAAGGAAGAGATGCAGTATCACTCTGGTATTCTGTTTTTTATTGTTATGTTAGTTCCCTGCCcctactttttctcatttttttttgtttaacttaGCTATAGATTTCAGTTGGTGATTATTTTGTGCCCCAAATGACATTAGAAGGATAGTGGTTTCCTTAAAAATAACgataagaaggaagaaggaagagtccCCTACGATTGATTATAATTGTTTCTTGATTATAATTGTCAAACTCTTAgtttaaaattgatttattttatggtTGCAGAACCATACAGCTGAAGCTTATTTAAAATGGGTAGTCACAGATTTATTAAAGGTAAGGCAGTCTAAAAGGAAAACCACTGTCAAGGGGAGAGAATTTTATACATTGTACGGATGTATTTTATACAGTGCTTATCTATCATAGCCACTCCCAGGGTATGCATATTTTTAGGAGACTTGGATATTCAGAATTTTAGGGCAGAAGGGTAGGtttctttcaaagaaactttTTGGTAGTGTCCTCAGTAATAACTCAGTTGGAGATAGTTGAGAATTTTACAGTCTTGAAATTTAAGTTAATAAATTCTTAGGTATAATTTTCGTTAATGCACAAAATAGAAgccttccattttttattttaataaagacaaTTTAGGTTAAAGATAAAATGACTTGAACAGCAAGTAATTCAAATTAGGGTCCTTAGAGAAAAAtggatcaaattattttttggagTGGAGTATAGGTAATTAGTTGCTGAGCAAGGTTTTCTGATACTTGTATCTGATCTAACATGGTAATACTGAAACATATTTCTATCCCCACTCATTTCCCTTACAAATTTAACTTCGCTTAAATTTCCAATATTCTTAAAGTATAGCCTTAGTTTATGTCAGATTTTCTGTTTAGACATGATTTGCCCATTTGGTTGTCCTATAAAGAAGATCAGATGTTATATGGAACCAGAAGTTTTTCATCAGCTTTTAATTCCATTATTAAGATGGTTTTTATTTGAGTCCTAGGACCATAGttaacttcttcttcttttttttttttttttttaaagatttaatttatttattcatgagagacagggagggtgGTGGCGGGGcgggcacagacacagacagagggagaagcaggctccattccatggcaggagcccgacgtgggacttgatcccaagtctccaggaccacaccctgggccaaaggcagcactaaaccactgagccacctgggctgctcccatAGTTAACTTCTAATGACCTTATAGTTTCCAAAGAAAATCCCTGTTCAAGTATAGTATTCACaacttaattttgttatttaggGATGAAATTAGcttcaataaatgaaatacttagagGGCACAGTTTAGTCATCTATTTcagattttatcaattttatgtaaaagctacttttaaaaaatggtcaattTGTGTTTCATGCATTTTCTCAGTTTCTAATTACCTAAGAGAAAAGACCTAAGATACAAGCCAAAAATGTTAAACACTAGGGCTTGTTTGGATGCTGTATACAAGGCCTAAGGCCTTGTCTTCAGGGTGTAACATAAAAATCCTTATTGGAGTTGACTAGAAATGTGAGAGAAGGTGGAGTAGAGGCAGCTGAGGAGAAGGAGGGATAGAATTTAGGGAAGTATAGGAATCATAAATTAGGAGTCAAGGAATCTTTGGTCAGAAAACAAATGCCTCACCTTTGGAGGTTACTAAAATAGGGCGGGGAGCTATAGATAGCCAAGAGGTTACATGTTGCTATATGGGAGATTAAGATACATATAGCTTGAATATTGTTGTGGCAGTATTCTGACttgctttttacttttgttaataTTGGAGTCTCTGGGCTTTAAAGAGTTGATGTCTTTTTAGGTGCAAATTCTTTTATCTAAAAGTTGCAAAGTTTTATTGGGTGGTTAAGGGCTGAGATCAGTTGGTAGTGGTGGTGTGTTCTTCATATTCTGCTAAATATTTACGTGTTTCAAGCATTGGGTTTTCCTGAGATCTTGAGAGATGGTTATTGGTTCCTGGAATCTCTCAAATAGagttcattaaatattaaatcatcTTTTGGCTCTGTTTTCTTAAAGAATTCTATCTCTCTAGGCAGTGAATTTAACTACCATTTTAAGATGTCTTCTTTGgtgtagtaattttttttttttttttttttttttttttagtttgttttgatACCCTTCTGTTAACCCTTTCAGTTTGATGCTGTTTTGAGCATTATTATCCAGCCTTGATGATGTTTGATTATTATATGTGAAtggtcatttatctttttatttcagaatCTTTTAAGAATGTACTTTTAATATCCACATTGTTTTGGTGTTACCATGCCCATTTTCAGGTTTgaaaagtaaaagaggaaaaatgagacTTTAAATGATTATCATTGGTGTTATGAGGAAAATAGTTTTCTTAAAGGCATAATAGTTACCTAAACGAGTATTAGAGATCAGATAGTTTACTTCTTAGCAGAACCCCAAAAGTTCTTGGTGAGTAGtactttaaaatcaatttttaaaaaattttgggttttttggtcCCATTTAAAGTGAACTCTGTTTTAAGCAAAATACCTCAATAGATGAAACTAAAAGCTTGGGATTAATGCCAAAATTgaatgctttgtgtttttttttgtttgtttgttttttgttttgttttgtttttgatgtgaAAGTTAGAGACTATCTTCATCTTCATAATGTCAGATAATGATTTCCCTAACCTCACTGGAAATTGATCACCCAACCAATGGGATAAGAAATTGTTACCCGTTTATATTTAGGAACCTATGATAAGTGGGATACTCAGTGGGTTTAATACATAGAATATATACTTATAGGCTAAGAGTTTCTGTACTAAGTATTTGATGTATGGAGACATTGTGGGTCATtcagtatctttttaaataagcattttctaTCTCATAATTTTATATCTGTTTAATAATGGATCAGACTATCATGTGAATAATCTTGATATTCCTAAAACTTTGCCTCTGTTTTGAATATGGGCCTTCCAATTTTGCCACTGCTTTCCCCTGGAGGATTCTTCACCACCTAAGTGGGATaagcaaaataaaggaaataaaggaacgTCCTGGAGAATTATAGCTTTGAAGAAAGAAAGTCCTGGAGAATACTTACTGGAAGGAGGAAGGTAGCCTCAAATGTGTTATTGGCAATTCACCTTGTTAAATAACTCATTAACAACTAATTGAAGGCAGggcatttcttttcttatttctgtgtttAATACCAATGTAAGTGGCAGTTTTTTACTTGTATGACCACACAAAACTTTCAAACAGGACTAGAGAACCTCTGTCACAAAGCAGCTAGTGCCATTGATTGAATTTCATCTGACTTGTATGCTGTTGTTTTGTCTATGATGGATGAAGTTTAATTAAAGAACTTGAATGCCTCTCACGTACTAAGCATACTTTTCTAAGTATCAGGagataaacacaaataaaatactgtttttggTCTTAAGACCTCATGATTTACTgaaaaaagcagagacacaaaCTCTGCAGAGGTTGTTTTGAGAGTACAAAGGAAGGGCATACCTCCCACCTGATTTGAGTTGTAAATCTTGAGGAGAGTTCATGGGCAGAGGAGTACAATGTGCAAATTCTTGCTAGAAAAATAGCATGGTGGTGGGTTAAGTGGCAAACAGTTGTGTATAGTGTTTGCTTTGGTGATTTCAGTTGATTTTAAAGATTAGAAGTTGAGAGGATGTGGCCTTCGGTTAATTGAAATTTCACcagtcttgctttttaaaactttgcaagttgtttttgtttgtttgttttttagtacaACTATGTGGCTTTAGTTGCTTTTCTTCTgagcaagtgatttttttttctggatgaatCGATCTTAATTTGTGTGGACTATTTTACGTGTCAttttatggtctttttttaatatctccTTTACATTCTGTTTCCAGTATTCACTTTGTGGCTGACTTGCATATTGCTTCTCATATTTTACTTTGTAATGACATACatcattagaatttttatttttttgtagttatagagtggaaaaatatttagaaatatattctaaGCATGATAGCCATTATGTTTGCTATCCCTTTACTATCATTAAAATTAGGTTTTGATTTTTTGCTATTACTTGTAATTTGGTtgacagttataaaataaaatagaagatacaATGGGATGAAAGTAAAACTTCTGAGAAgttttaatctgaaaaataattggtgctttttttcttatgagtTATCATTTCCAGATTGATGggcagaaatgcaaaaataaaattgtgattttaaaaatatctaataaattgCTTTGAAacagaaactctttttttaaatttagataataTTTTGGGAGACACTTAagctaaatacataaaatggttGTATCGtaacaaaatttattataaataatttaaaaagtaatactttTAGAAAGTTGTCTTTTCCAGTTTTAATTACGGACCTAACTTTGATGATACTATTTCAAATTgatgtaaagaataaaataatttgctaTAAAATTCACTTAAATAAGAAGTAGGAATAGCACCaacatttgttcattaatt comes from Canis lupus baileyi chromosome 13, mCanLup2.hap1, whole genome shotgun sequence and encodes:
- the RBM46 gene encoding probable RNA-binding protein 46 isoform X1 — encoded protein: MNEENIDGTNGCSKVRTGIQNEAALLALMEKTGYNMVQENGQRKFGGPPPGWEGPPPPRGCEVFVGKIPRDMYEDELVPVFERAGKIYEFRLMMEFSGENRGYAFVMYTTKEEAQLAIRILNNYEIRPGKFIGVCVSLDNCRLFIGAIPKEKKKEEILDEMKKVTEGVVDVIVYPSATDKTKNRGFAFVEYESHRAAAMARRKLIPGTFQLWGHTIQVDWADPEKEVDEETMQRVKVLYVRNLMISTTEETIKAEFNKFKPGAVERVKKLRDYAFVHFFNREDAVAAMSVMNGKCIDGASIEVTLAKPVNKENTWRQHLNGQISPNSENLIVFANKEESHPKTLGKPPTLPARLNGQHSPSPPEIERCTYPFFPGTKLTPISMYSLKSNHFNSAVMHLDYYCNKNNWAPPEYYLYSTTSQDGKVLLVYKIVIPAIANGSQSYFMPDKLCTTLEDAKELAAQFTLLHLDYTFRRSSINSLSPVSATLSSGTPSVLPYTSRPYSYPSYPLSPTISLTNGSHVGQRLYISNQASFF
- the RBM46 gene encoding probable RNA-binding protein 46 isoform X2, which gives rise to MNEENIDGTNGCSKVRTGIQNEAALLALMEKTGYNMVQENGQRKFGGPPPGWEGPPPPRGCEVFVGKIPRDMYEDELVPVFERAGKIYEFRLMMEFSGENRGYAFVMYTTKEEAQLAIRILNNYEIRPGKFIGVCVSLDNCRLFIGAIPKEKKKEEILDEMKKVTEGVVDVIVYPSATDKTKNRGFAFVEYESHRAAAMARRKLIPGTFQLWGHTIQVDWADPEKEVDEETMQRVKVLYVRNLMISTTEETIKAEFNKFKPGAVERVKKLRDYAFVHFFNREDAVAAMSVMNGKCIDGASIEVTLAKPVNKENTWRQHLNGQISPNSENLIVFANKEESHPKTLGKPPTLPARLNGQHSPSPPEIERCTYPFFPGTKLTPISMYSLKSNHFNSAVMHLDYYCNKNNWAPPEYYLYSTTSQDGKVLLVYKIVIPAIANGSQSYFMPDKLCTTLEDAKELAAQFTLLHLDREHNLFSLDLCRRIWRK
- the RBM46 gene encoding probable RNA-binding protein 46 isoform X3 — encoded protein: MNEENIDGTNGCSKVRTGIQNEAALLALMEKTGYNMVQENGQRKFGGPPPGWEGPPPPRGCEVFVGKIPRDMYEDELVPVFERAGKIYEFRLMMEFSGENRGYAFVMYTTKEEAQLAIRILNNYEIRPGKFIGVCVSLDNCRLFIGAIPKEKKKEEILDEMKKVTEGVVDVIVYPSATDKTKNRGFAFVEYESHRAAAMARRKLIPGTFQLWGHTIQVDWADPEKEVDEETMQRVKVLYVRNLMISTTEETIKAEFNKFKPGAVERVKKLRDYAFVHFFNREDAVAAMSVMNGKCIDGASIEVTLAKPVNKENTWRQHLNGQISPNSENLIVFANKEESHPKTLGKPPTLPARLNGQHSPSPPEIERCTYPFFPGTKLTPISMYSLKSNHFNSAVMHLDYYCNKNNWAPPEYYLYSTTSQDGKVLLVYKIVIPAIANGSQSYFMPDKLCTTLEDAKELAAQFTLLHLVFSLALLHWLEPLVQH